From Nicotiana tabacum cultivar K326 chromosome 22, ASM71507v2, whole genome shotgun sequence, one genomic window encodes:
- the LOC107809791 gene encoding gibberellin receptor GID1B-like: MAGSNEINANESKRVVPLNTWILISNFKLAYNMLRRSDGTFNRDLAEFLERKVAANSIPVDGVYSFDVIDRATSLLNRVYRPAPKNEADWGKVELEKPLSTTEIVPVIIFFHGGSFTHSSANSAIYDTFCRRLVSICKAVVVSVNYRRSPEHRYPCAYDDGWAALQWVQSRPWLQSGKDLKVHVYLAGDSSGGNIAHHVAVRAAEADIKVLGNILLHPMFGGQKRTESEKRLDGKYFVTVQDRDWYWRAYLPEGEDRDHPACNIFGPRGRSLEGLNFTKSLVVVAGLDVVQDWQLTYVEGLQKSGHEVNLLYLKEATIGFYFLPNNDHFRCLMEEITSFIHPNHS; the protein is encoded by the exons ATGGCAGGCAGTAACGAGATCAACGCTAACGAATCTAAG AGAGTGGTTCCACTTAATACATGGATTCTTATATCCAATTTCAAGCTGGCTTACAACATGCTTCGTCGGTCTGATGGCACGTTTAATCGCGATTTGGCAGAGTTCTTGGAAAGGAAAGTCGCTGCAAACTCGATTCCAGTTGATGGAGTTTACTCTTTTGACGTCATTGATCGTGCTACAAGTCTGCTTAACCGCGTCTATAGACCAGCCCCAAAAAATGAGGCTGATTGGGGTAAAGTTGAGCTTGAGAAACCTTTGAGCACCACAGAAATAGTACCTGTCATTATTTTCTTCCATGGTGGAAGTTTTACTCATTCTTCAGCCAATAGTGCTATTTATGATACATTTTGCCGTCGCCTTGTTAGCATTTGCAAGGCTGTTGTTGTTTCTGTGAATTATCGACGATCACCTGAGCATCGCTATCCTTGTGCTTACGATGACGGATGGGCTGCTCTTCAATGGGTGCAATCGAGGCCATGGCTTCAGAGTGGAAAGGATTTGAAAGTTCATGTTTACTTGGCCGGTGATAGTTCTGGTGGTAATATTGCTCATCATGTTGCTGTGAGGGCTGCTGAAGCTGATATTAAGGTATTGGGTAATATTCTACTTCATCCAATGTTTGGTGGCCAAAAGAGGACCGAATCCGAGAAGAGATTGGATGGTAAATACTTTGTAACAGTTCAAGATAGGGATTGGTACTGGAGAGCTTATCTACCAGAAGGGGAAGATAGGGATCATCCTGCTTGTAATATATTTGGCCCGAGGGGTAGAAGCCTCGAAGGACTTAACTTTACAAAGAGTTTAGTCGTCGTAGCTGGTTTGGATGTTGTTCAGGATTGGCAATTAACTTATGTTGAAGGTTTGCAAAAATCAGGGCACGAGGTGAATCTCCTATATCTAAAGGAGGCAACAATAGGTTTCTACTTCTTGCCCAATAACGATCATTTCCGTTGCCTAATGGAGGAGATAACTAGCTTCATCCATCCTAACCATTCATAG